Genomic segment of Peribacillus frigoritolerans:
AAGCGGATGATGCTCTCCAGAAACATATAGAAGTGACAGAGGACGAGGTGCAGATCAGAGTAAATCCACCAGCCTCTTTTTTTGTTTTTTCCAAAGCTAAAGATAAAAATCCATTGAGTAGATGGTTATCGTCTTATCAAATCTTGAAGAAAATCAGGAATCATGAATTGAGTCGCCTGCAACTTGTCGTTTGTCCGGAAAATATCGTTTTTGATTCAAGCTTGACCCCATATTTCCTGCATTATGGCGTAAAAGACAGTTTGCCTCCTTATGAGCATAATCAGGATGAGCTGTTTAAAGAAACGAAGGCAACGATTTCAGCGCTTGTGGATGGGCAGTATGCATTCGAAGAGTATCTGCTTTACCATAAAACCCTGAAACTATCGAGCGAATCACAAAGCATATTGGCAGCGGGGACTTGGGATGAGCTTTCCACGGTCATTCAAAATCGGATAGATGCTTTAGAGAAGGAAGAAAAAGCATTTGTGCATATCCCTGAAAAGAAATGGAAAACGGGCCGTTATACACTTTGGGGTACGGTGATCGTTCTAGTGCCGCTGCTATTGTTTACGATTTACACACTATTCTTCTCCCAACCTAAGCAGGATGCATATGTAGAAAGCGGTGAAAGCTTTTTAAATCAAAAATACAGTGAAGTCATTGACCGGTTGGAGAACTACGATCCGAAAAATATGCCTTATGTCGTTCAATATGAACTGGCGAAGTCCTACGTCGCTTATGAACCGTTGGGTGATGTCAGGAAGAAGAATGTAGAAAATGCAATCACTTTGCAGACTGATAGCCAGTATCTCTTATATTGGATTT
This window contains:
- the essB gene encoding type VII secretion protein EssB; translated protein: MDEKKSSYLEKKTEAAMMKDDNGHLFVFQRAKLSMQDPLELQLIHEADDALQKHIEVTEDEVQIRVNPPASFFVFSKAKDKNPLSRWLSSYQILKKIRNHELSRLQLVVCPENIVFDSSLTPYFLHYGVKDSLPPYEHNQDELFKETKATISALVDGQYAFEEYLLYHKTLKLSSESQSILAAGTWDELSTVIQNRIDALEKEEKAFVHIPEKKWKTGRYTLWGTVIVLVPLLLFTIYTLFFSQPKQDAYVESGESFLNQKYSEVIDRLENYDPKNMPYVVQYELAKSYVAYEPLGDVRKKNVENAITLQTDSQYLLYWIYIGRGMSEDAIDLARIMEDRELIMYGLVNLKEQIKLDDNLSGEEKETQIKEVDTELSQYENELKELKKQLEEQQDENQPSTESTLEDKGETEAKPAVKEEAENEPASGEKEESKDSSNKSSEEKEKSKE